The proteins below come from a single Rhizobium sp. BT04 genomic window:
- the xdhB gene encoding xanthine dehydrogenase molybdopterin binding subunit, whose amino-acid sequence MDKSTFEDRKAIISGPMHGSLRHDSAHKHVTGTADYIDDIPEPAGLLHGALGLSDRAHAEITGIDLSEVAAYPGVVWVFTGKDVPGVNDVSSNGSHDEPLLAETLVQFHGQPIFAVIAETRDAARRAARLAKIDYRDLPHWSDIDGALANGSPLVITPMTLRRGEPETEMTNAAMRLKGQMRIGGQEHFYLEGHIAAAIPGEDDEVTVWSSTQHPSEIQHIVGHVLDIPSNAVTVNVRRMGGGFGGKETQGNQFAALAAIAAKKLGRAIKFRPDRDEDMSATGKRHDFLVDYEVGFDADGRIHAVDATYAARCGFSSDLSGPVTDRALFHADSSYFYPHVHLVSKPLKTHTVSNTAFRGFGGPQGMLGAERFIEEIAYALGKDPLDVRKLNFYGQPGSGRTLTPYHQEVEDNIIARVVEELEETAEYRARRNAIIAFNRDSRYIRKGIALTPVKFGISFTMTAFNQAGALVHIYQDGSIHLNHGGTEMGQGLYTKVAQVLADSFQVDIDRVKITATTTAKVPNTSATAASSGSDLNGMAAFDAARQIKERLVAFAAEKWDVGPADVVFLPNRVRVGEIEIPFPDFIKQAYFARVQLSAAGFYKTPKIHWDRKAGRGTPFYYFAYGAACTEVSIDTLTGEYLIDRTDILHDVGRSLNPAIDLGQVEGAFVQGMGWLTTEELWWDAKGRLRTHAPSTYKIPLASDRPKIFNVRLAEWSENTEATIGRSKAVGEPPFMLAISVLEALSMAVASVADYKVCPRLDAPATPERVLMAVERMKRV is encoded by the coding sequence ATGGACAAGTCCACCTTTGAAGACCGCAAGGCCATCATATCAGGCCCCATGCACGGCTCGCTGCGCCATGATTCAGCGCATAAGCACGTCACCGGAACCGCCGATTATATCGACGACATCCCCGAACCCGCCGGCCTTCTGCACGGCGCCCTCGGCCTCTCCGACCGGGCGCATGCCGAAATCACCGGCATCGACCTGTCCGAAGTCGCCGCCTATCCCGGCGTCGTCTGGGTCTTCACCGGCAAGGACGTGCCCGGCGTCAACGATGTCAGTTCCAACGGCAGCCATGACGAGCCGCTGCTGGCCGAGACTTTGGTTCAGTTCCACGGCCAGCCGATCTTTGCCGTCATCGCCGAGACGCGGGATGCCGCCCGCCGCGCCGCGCGGCTGGCAAAGATCGACTATCGCGACCTGCCGCACTGGAGCGATATCGACGGGGCACTGGCCAATGGCAGCCCGCTAGTCATCACCCCAATGACGCTCCGGCGCGGCGAGCCGGAAACGGAAATGACGAATGCCGCCATGCGTCTGAAAGGTCAGATGCGCATCGGCGGCCAGGAGCATTTCTACCTCGAAGGTCATATCGCCGCGGCGATCCCCGGCGAGGACGACGAGGTGACCGTCTGGTCCTCGACGCAGCATCCGAGCGAGATCCAGCATATCGTCGGCCACGTGCTCGATATCCCTTCCAATGCCGTGACCGTCAATGTCCGCCGCATGGGCGGCGGCTTCGGCGGCAAGGAGACGCAGGGCAACCAGTTCGCAGCCCTCGCCGCCATCGCCGCCAAGAAGCTCGGCCGCGCCATCAAATTCCGCCCGGACCGCGACGAGGACATGAGCGCCACCGGCAAGCGCCACGATTTCCTCGTCGATTACGAGGTGGGCTTCGATGCCGATGGCCGCATCCACGCGGTCGACGCCACCTATGCGGCGCGCTGCGGCTTCTCCTCCGACCTGTCGGGACCAGTAACCGACAGAGCCCTCTTCCATGCCGATTCCAGCTATTTCTACCCGCATGTGCACCTGGTCTCAAAGCCACTGAAAACCCACACCGTTTCCAACACCGCCTTCCGCGGTTTCGGCGGCCCGCAGGGCATGCTCGGCGCCGAGCGATTCATCGAGGAGATCGCCTATGCCCTCGGCAAGGATCCGCTCGATGTCCGCAAGCTGAATTTCTACGGCCAGCCGGGCTCCGGGCGCACGCTCACGCCTTACCACCAAGAGGTCGAGGACAATATCATCGCCCGTGTCGTCGAGGAGCTCGAGGAAACCGCCGAATACCGGGCGCGGCGCAATGCCATCATCGCCTTCAACCGCGACAGCCGCTATATCAGAAAGGGCATCGCGCTGACGCCGGTCAAATTCGGCATCTCCTTCACGATGACCGCCTTCAACCAGGCCGGCGCCCTCGTCCACATCTACCAGGACGGCTCGATCCACCTGAACCATGGCGGCACCGAAATGGGCCAGGGCCTCTACACCAAGGTGGCGCAGGTGCTGGCCGACAGCTTCCAGGTCGATATCGACCGGGTGAAGATCACCGCGACGACGACGGCCAAGGTGCCGAACACCTCGGCCACCGCCGCTTCCTCCGGTTCCGACCTGAACGGCATGGCAGCCTTCGACGCCGCCCGCCAGATCAAGGAACGGCTGGTGGCCTTCGCCGCCGAAAAATGGGACGTTGGCCCCGCCGACGTCGTCTTCCTGCCGAACCGGGTGCGTGTCGGCGAAATCGAGATCCCCTTCCCCGATTTCATCAAGCAGGCCTATTTCGCCCGCGTCCAGCTTTCCGCCGCCGGCTTCTACAAGACGCCGAAGATCCACTGGGACCGCAAGGCCGGCCGCGGCACGCCCTTCTACTATTTCGCCTACGGCGCCGCCTGCACCGAAGTGTCGATCGACACGCTGACCGGCGAATATCTGATCGACCGCACCGACATCCTCCACGATGTCGGCCGCTCGCTGAACCCGGCGATCGACCTCGGCCAGGTCGAGGGCGCCTTCGTGCAGGGCATGGGCTGGCTGACGACCGAAGAGCTCTGGTGGGATGCCAAGGGCCGGTTGCGCACCCATGCGCCCTCGACCTACAAGATTCCGCTCGCCTCCGACCGCCCGAAAATCTTCAACGTGCGCCTCGCCGAGTGGTCGGAGAACACCGAGGCCACCATCGGCCGCTCCAAGGCCGTCGGCGAACCACCCTTCATGCTGGCGATCTCAGTGCTGGAGGCCCTGTCGATGGCGGTGGCAAGTGTCGCCGACTACAAGGTCTGCCCGAGGCTGGACGCGCCGGCGACGCCCGAACGGGTGCTGATGGCGGTCGAGCGGATGAAGCGGGTGTAG
- the puuD gene encoding urate hydroxylase PuuD, translating to MYEYAIAWEWLAFAARWFHVITAIAWIGSSFYFIALDLGLVKRPHLPPGAYGEEWQVHGGGFYHIQKYLVAPAQMPEHLTWFKYESYFTWISGFLMLCIVYYGGADLFLIDRHVLDISPPVAILISLASLVFGWIVYDLLCKSPLGRNTWGLMAVLYVVLVFMAWGYTQLFTGRAAFLHLGAFTATIMSANVFMIIIPNQKIVVADLIAGRTPDPKYGQVAKQRSLHNNYLTLPVIFFMLSNHYPLAFGTAFNWVIAALVFLMGVTIRHWFNTTHARKGRPTWTWIVTVILFILIMWLSTVPKLLTGETDAAAVAPAFQQFAGDPHFPAVKQLVSTRCSMCHSAEPVYEGIVRPPKGVMLENDAEIAAHAREIYIQAGRSHAMPPGNITDITPDERKLLVAWFESAVEGKKQ from the coding sequence ATGTATGAATATGCCATAGCATGGGAATGGCTCGCCTTCGCGGCGCGCTGGTTCCATGTCATTACCGCGATCGCCTGGATCGGATCGTCCTTCTATTTCATCGCGCTCGATCTCGGGCTGGTGAAACGCCCGCATCTGCCGCCCGGCGCCTATGGCGAGGAATGGCAGGTCCATGGCGGCGGCTTCTATCATATCCAGAAATATCTGGTGGCGCCCGCGCAAATGCCGGAGCACCTGACCTGGTTCAAATACGAAAGCTATTTCACCTGGATATCAGGCTTCCTGATGCTCTGCATCGTCTATTACGGCGGCGCCGATCTCTTCCTCATCGACCGGCATGTGCTCGATATCAGCCCGCCGGTGGCGATCCTGATCTCGCTGGCATCGCTCGTTTTCGGCTGGATCGTCTATGATCTGCTCTGCAAATCCCCGCTTGGGCGCAACACCTGGGGGCTGATGGCGGTGCTCTATGTCGTGCTCGTCTTCATGGCCTGGGGATATACGCAGCTTTTCACCGGCCGTGCCGCCTTCCTGCATCTCGGCGCCTTCACCGCGACGATCATGTCGGCCAACGTCTTCATGATCATCATCCCGAACCAGAAGATCGTCGTTGCCGATCTCATCGCCGGGCGGACGCCCGATCCGAAATACGGGCAGGTCGCCAAGCAGCGTTCGCTGCACAACAACTACCTGACGCTGCCCGTCATCTTCTTCATGCTGTCGAACCACTATCCGCTGGCCTTCGGCACGGCGTTCAACTGGGTGATCGCCGCCCTGGTCTTCCTGATGGGCGTCACCATCCGCCACTGGTTCAACACCACCCATGCAAGAAAAGGGCGGCCGACCTGGACCTGGATCGTCACCGTCATCCTTTTCATCCTGATCATGTGGCTTTCGACCGTGCCGAAGCTGCTGACCGGCGAAACGGATGCGGCAGCCGTCGCCCCCGCCTTCCAGCAATTCGCCGGCGATCCGCATTTTCCGGCCGTCAAGCAGTTGGTCTCGACGCGCTGTTCCATGTGCCATTCGGCCGAGCCCGTCTATGAGGGCATCGTCCGCCCGCCGAAGGGCGTAATGCTCGAAAATGACGCGGAAATCGCCGCCCATGCCCGCGAAATCTATATACAGGCGGGCCGCAGCCATGCCATGCCGCCGGGCAACATCACCGATATTACGCCTGACGAACGCAAGCTGCTCGTCGCCTGGTTCGAAAGCGCAGTCGAAGGCAAGAAACAATGA
- a CDS encoding Type 1 glutamine amidotransferase-like domain-containing protein encodes MITALYSDQFIADNAPMDRRLAALILSRGHRIGYIASGPEPQREFFNEKRQYYLRYGLSLDLFLDLDALSGEEEIGRLFSCSAIHLTGGHTGDFLRRLRQSGMLEKLRAWARDDGILIGTSAGAILMTPTIAADALFSGGSPDTVRDGAALDLVPFEFFPHLNDDPDYLPALLRYSETTANSILACRDGEGLILGNGLVEIFGAPLMISAGFAEAADRGRIADLLCRA; translated from the coding sequence ATGATTACCGCGCTCTACAGCGATCAGTTCATCGCCGATAACGCGCCGATGGACCGGCGGCTTGCCGCGCTCATTCTGTCGCGCGGCCACCGCATCGGCTATATCGCTTCTGGCCCGGAGCCGCAGCGGGAGTTTTTCAACGAGAAACGGCAGTATTATCTCCGCTACGGGCTTTCCCTCGATCTCTTCCTCGATCTCGACGCGCTTTCCGGTGAGGAGGAGATCGGCCGGCTGTTTTCCTGTAGCGCCATTCATCTCACCGGCGGCCACACCGGCGATTTTCTGAGACGGCTGCGACAAAGCGGCATGCTGGAGAAGCTGCGCGCATGGGCGCGTGACGACGGTATTCTTATCGGAACCAGTGCCGGGGCGATTTTGATGACGCCGACGATCGCCGCAGACGCGCTCTTTTCCGGCGGTTCCCCTGATACGGTGCGGGATGGCGCGGCTCTCGATCTGGTGCCCTTCGAGTTCTTTCCGCATCTGAACGACGATCCCGACTATCTCCCCGCGCTGCTGCGCTACAGCGAGACGACGGCAAATTCCATTCTCGCGTGCCGGGACGGCGAGGGTCTCATCCTCGGCAACGGGCTCGTCGAAATCTTTGGCGCTCCGCTGATGATTTCCGCCGGTTTTGCCGAAGCTGCCGATCGCGGCCGGATCGCCGATCTGCTGTGCCGTGCCTAA
- a CDS encoding LysR substrate-binding domain-containing protein encodes MKLSKQFPLNALRVFEAAARLGSFTKAGDELGMTQTAVSYQIKLLEENVGEPLFLRRPRQIALTETGERLAPKVTEAFAMLHDAMATARDSVEGTLAISSTHTFASKWLAPRLGSFHLKHPAIAVRFQASSDIIDFTREQIDVGIRWGDGNWPGLVLHRLMGLEFTPMLSPKLAESAGGIKEPRDLLNFDLFDAGDIWWKQWFEAAGVTETDLDRRPRNQLGSQAVEADAAIAGHGVAILHPAFYAAEIALGRLYQPFELTRSDGKAYWLVYPENRRNVPKIKAFRNWILDEMKIAGN; translated from the coding sequence ATGAAACTCTCCAAACAATTCCCGCTGAATGCGCTGCGCGTCTTCGAGGCCGCTGCCCGGCTGGGAAGTTTCACCAAGGCGGGCGACGAACTCGGCATGACGCAGACGGCCGTCAGCTACCAGATCAAGCTCTTGGAGGAGAATGTCGGCGAGCCGCTCTTCCTGCGCCGTCCCCGCCAGATCGCGCTGACGGAGACCGGCGAGCGGCTGGCGCCGAAGGTGACCGAAGCCTTTGCCATGCTGCACGACGCGATGGCGACGGCGCGCGACAGCGTCGAAGGCACGCTCGCCATCAGTTCGACCCATACCTTCGCCTCGAAATGGCTGGCGCCGCGCCTCGGCTCTTTCCACTTGAAGCATCCGGCGATCGCGGTGCGCTTTCAGGCGAGCTCCGACATCATCGATTTTACCCGCGAGCAGATCGATGTCGGCATCCGCTGGGGCGACGGCAACTGGCCGGGGCTGGTGCTGCACCGGCTGATGGGCCTGGAGTTCACCCCGATGCTGAGCCCGAAGCTGGCGGAATCGGCAGGCGGCATCAAGGAGCCGCGCGATCTCCTGAATTTCGATCTCTTCGACGCCGGCGACATCTGGTGGAAACAATGGTTCGAGGCAGCCGGCGTCACCGAGACGGATCTCGATCGCCGCCCGCGCAACCAGCTCGGCTCCCAGGCTGTGGAAGCCGATGCCGCCATCGCCGGCCACGGCGTCGCCATCCTCCATCCGGCCTTCTATGCGGCCGAGATCGCCCTTGGCCGGCTCTACCAGCCCTTCGAACTGACGCGCAGCGACGGCAAGGCCTACTGGCTCGTCTATCCGGAAAACCGCCGCAACGTGCCGAAGATCAAGGCCTTCCGCAATTGGATCCTCGACGAGATGAAGATCGCTGGAAACTAG
- the xdhC gene encoding xanthine dehydrogenase accessory protein XdhC, protein MTDLSSFIATHPDSILIDITGTQGSTPREAGTFMLVSPTALWGTIGGGQFEFMAIGNAREMLAGTGGMVEMDIPLGPDIGQCCGGRTQLRFRRMTQAVAEEIDARRTSEIERLPQVYLFGAGHVGRALAAALAPLPLSVTVVETRQEELANLPDETKTRLVPMPEALVKDIAAGGAVIILTHDHALDFLIAREALERTDLAYTGMIGSATKRATFASWLSREGSGERGWLERLTLPIGGSEVRDKRPEVIAAMTAAEILTALAAYRMRSSS, encoded by the coding sequence ATGACCGACCTCTCCAGCTTCATCGCCACCCACCCGGACAGCATCCTCATCGACATCACCGGCACGCAAGGCTCCACCCCGCGTGAGGCCGGCACCTTCATGCTGGTATCGCCAACCGCCTTATGGGGCACGATCGGCGGCGGCCAGTTCGAGTTCATGGCGATCGGCAATGCGCGGGAGATGCTGGCGGGAACCGGCGGAATGGTGGAGATGGATATCCCACTCGGCCCCGACATCGGCCAGTGCTGCGGCGGGCGCACGCAATTGCGGTTTCGCCGGATGACACAGGCGGTCGCCGAAGAAATCGACGCCAGGCGAACCAGTGAGATCGAGCGTCTGCCGCAGGTCTATCTCTTCGGCGCCGGTCATGTCGGCCGGGCGCTGGCCGCGGCCTTGGCGCCGCTGCCGCTGTCGGTGACGGTCGTCGAGACGCGGCAGGAAGAACTCGCCAATCTGCCGGATGAAACCAAGACGCGGCTCGTGCCGATGCCGGAAGCACTGGTGAAGGATATTGCCGCCGGCGGCGCGGTGATCATCCTGACACACGACCATGCGCTGGATTTCCTCATTGCCCGCGAGGCGCTGGAGCGGACCGACCTCGCCTATACCGGCATGATCGGCTCGGCGACCAAACGCGCCACCTTCGCAAGCTGGCTTTCCCGCGAGGGCAGCGGAGAGCGCGGCTGGTTGGAGCGGCTGACGCTGCCGATCGGCGGCTCTGAAGTCAGGGACAAGCGCCCTGAGGTGATCGCCGCCATGACCGCCGCCGAGATCCTGACGGCGCTCGCTGCCTACCGCATGCGCTCGTCCTCGTAA
- a CDS encoding phosphatase PAP2/dual specificity phosphatase family protein: protein MEKARSTFSWTAPVPKRAALWLAFLAPLFYLSYGGANWLASQRAHVPNVAFAWESAIPFLGWTIIPYWSINLFYALCLFINTTPRDVDRLARRYLTIQIVAVACFIAFPLEATFVRPATSGLPGFMFAVLGGFDKPFNQAPSLHIALLVVIWDHLRGRLPRKARLLWHVWCFLIGASVLTTWQHQVIDIPTGMLLGLFAAWLFPRDAGSPLANLTMSGDPKSRRLGFYYLCGAIAFLGLAALCTPLSAAALLLLWPAIALAIVAVGYFGAGPQIFQKRVDGRATLASRWLLAPYRLGALINIRLWTRRMPASVVITDGVHLGRFPRRNEADRFTTVIDMTGELQRPGGTRARWCSFPALDLTALDKIQTLAAANLIETERQHGPVLVCCALGFQRSACVIVRWLLITRRCEDPAEAVRRIERAGRRVHLPVESIHAVTEGLQ, encoded by the coding sequence GTGGAGAAGGCACGTTCAACTTTTTCCTGGACAGCGCCGGTCCCGAAGCGGGCGGCGCTCTGGCTCGCCTTCCTGGCGCCGCTCTTCTATCTGAGCTATGGCGGCGCCAATTGGCTGGCATCGCAACGCGCTCATGTGCCGAACGTCGCCTTCGCATGGGAAAGCGCCATTCCGTTCCTCGGATGGACGATCATTCCATATTGGTCGATCAATCTGTTCTATGCACTCTGCCTGTTCATCAACACGACGCCGCGCGATGTGGATCGGCTGGCGAGACGTTATCTGACGATCCAGATCGTCGCCGTCGCCTGCTTTATCGCGTTTCCGCTCGAGGCGACCTTCGTGCGGCCGGCAACGAGCGGCTTGCCGGGTTTCATGTTCGCCGTCCTCGGCGGCTTCGATAAGCCGTTCAACCAGGCGCCGTCGCTGCATATCGCGCTCCTGGTGGTGATCTGGGATCATCTGCGCGGGCGGTTGCCGCGCAAGGCACGACTTCTCTGGCACGTCTGGTGCTTCCTGATCGGTGCCTCCGTGCTGACCACGTGGCAGCATCAGGTCATCGACATACCCACCGGCATGCTGCTCGGTCTGTTTGCCGCCTGGCTTTTTCCGCGCGATGCCGGTTCGCCGCTGGCGAATTTGACGATGAGCGGCGATCCAAAGTCGCGCCGTCTCGGCTTCTATTATCTGTGCGGTGCCATCGCATTTCTCGGCCTTGCAGCGCTCTGCACGCCTTTATCGGCAGCAGCGCTTCTGTTGCTCTGGCCGGCTATTGCGCTGGCGATCGTCGCAGTCGGATATTTCGGCGCCGGCCCGCAAATATTCCAGAAACGCGTCGATGGCCGGGCCACGCTTGCCAGCCGCTGGCTGCTCGCACCCTACCGGCTCGGCGCTCTCATCAACATTCGGCTCTGGACCCGGAGAATGCCGGCATCGGTGGTGATCACCGACGGCGTCCATCTCGGTCGTTTTCCGCGTCGCAACGAGGCCGACCGCTTTACCACGGTGATCGATATGACCGGCGAACTTCAGCGCCCGGGCGGGACGCGCGCGCGCTGGTGCAGCTTTCCCGCCCTTGATCTGACAGCCCTCGACAAGATCCAGACGCTTGCCGCGGCAAACCTCATCGAGACCGAGCGCCAGCACGGACCGGTCCTCGTCTGCTGTGCGCTCGGTTTCCAGCGGAGCGCCTGCGTCATCGTGCGTTGGCTGCTCATCACCAGGCGTTGCGAAGATCCAGCCGAAGCCGTGCGGCGGATCGAACGGGCAGGGCGGCGTGTTCATCTGCCCGTGGAAAGTATCCATGCCGTGACGGAGGGCTTGCAATGA
- a CDS encoding alpha-hydroxy acid oxidase, whose protein sequence is MATPLTIADLKKLARRRVPKMFFDYADSGSWTESTYAANESDFSRIKLRQRVLVDMSNRTLETTMIGQKVSMPVALAPTGMTGMQHADGEMLAARAAEEFGVPFTLSTMSICSIEDVASATTRPFWFQLYVMRDKDFVLDLIRRAKAAKCSALVLTADLQILGQRHKDLRNGLSAPPKLTAKHIWQMAMRPFWCLDMLQTKRRYYGNIVGHAKNVTNVASVSTFAHEQFDPRLSWADVAWIKEQWGGPLIIKGILDPEDAKAAVDTGADAIIVSNHGGRQLDGAPSSISMLPKIVDAVGDSIEVHLDGGIRSGQDVLKAVALGAKGTYIGRPFLYGLGAMGKQGVSLALGIIRKEMDITMALCGKRDINDVNSSIIDGRQ, encoded by the coding sequence ATGGCCACTCCGCTCACCATCGCCGACCTGAAGAAGCTCGCCCGGCGCCGCGTTCCGAAGATGTTTTTCGACTATGCGGATTCAGGCTCCTGGACGGAGTCGACCTATGCCGCGAACGAAAGCGATTTCAGCCGGATCAAGCTGCGCCAGCGCGTGCTGGTCGACATGAGCAACCGCACGCTGGAAACGACGATGATCGGTCAGAAAGTGTCGATGCCGGTGGCGCTCGCGCCGACCGGTATGACCGGTATGCAGCATGCCGACGGCGAGATGCTGGCGGCGCGCGCGGCGGAAGAATTCGGCGTTCCCTTCACGCTTTCGACGATGAGCATCTGCTCGATCGAGGACGTCGCCTCAGCAACGACGCGTCCCTTCTGGTTCCAGCTTTACGTGATGAGGGACAAGGATTTCGTCCTCGACCTCATCCGTCGCGCCAAGGCCGCCAAATGTTCGGCGCTGGTGCTGACGGCCGACCTGCAGATCCTCGGCCAGCGCCACAAGGACCTGCGCAACGGCCTCTCGGCCCCACCGAAATTAACCGCGAAACATATCTGGCAGATGGCGATGCGGCCGTTCTGGTGCCTCGACATGCTGCAGACGAAGCGCCGATACTACGGCAACATCGTCGGTCATGCGAAAAATGTCACAAATGTCGCCTCCGTATCCACGTTCGCGCACGAGCAATTCGACCCGCGGCTGTCCTGGGCTGACGTCGCCTGGATCAAGGAGCAATGGGGCGGCCCGCTGATCATCAAGGGCATACTCGATCCGGAAGATGCCAAGGCAGCCGTCGATACCGGCGCGGACGCGATCATCGTCTCCAATCACGGCGGCCGCCAGCTTGATGGCGCGCCCTCCTCGATCAGCATGCTGCCGAAGATCGTCGATGCCGTCGGCGACAGCATCGAAGTCCATCTCGATGGCGGCATCCGCTCCGGCCAGGACGTGCTGAAGGCAGTAGCGCTCGGCGCGAAGGGCACGTATATCGGCCGTCCTTTCCTCTATGGTCTCGGCGCCATGGGCAAGCAAGGCGTGTCGCTGGCGCTCGGCATCATCCGCAAGGAGATGGACATCACCATGGCGCTGTGCGGCAAACGCGACATCAACGATGTGAATTCTTCGATCATCGACGGCCGGCAATAA
- the guaD gene encoding guanine deaminase: MTTTLLRGRLLSFHRAPLSLTDSQSYLYEEDGGLLITDGLIAAVGPYAEVKAKTAEGAAEIDHRPHLIMPGFIDMHLHFPQMQVIASYAANLLEWLNSYTFPEECRFVESAHAERIATHFYDELIRHGTTTAVAYCSVHKTSADAFFAEAMKRNMRMVGGKVMMDRNAPQGLLDTPEMGYDETRQVIADWHGKGRNHVAITPRFAITSTPAQMEATSALVREFPDLHIQTHLSENHDEIKFTCELYPEAIDYTDIYARYGLLGPKSLFGHAIHLSEREADVMSETGAVAVHCPTSNLFLGSGLFPLKALARREKPVRIGVATDIGGGSSYSMLKTMDEAYKIQQLLGERLNPLESYYLMTRGNAEALSLTDRIGTLEPGTEADLVVLDATATPAMALKMEVVKTLPEELFLLQTMGDDRAIAETYVAGIALKAGL, encoded by the coding sequence ATGACGACAACACTCCTGCGCGGCCGCCTGCTGTCCTTCCACCGCGCGCCGCTGAGCCTGACCGACAGCCAAAGCTATCTCTACGAGGAGGATGGCGGCCTGCTGATCACGGACGGGCTGATCGCAGCGGTCGGCCCTTATGCCGAGGTCAAGGCAAAAACAGCCGAAGGCGCGGCCGAGATCGACCATCGTCCGCATCTGATCATGCCCGGCTTCATCGACATGCACCTGCATTTTCCGCAGATGCAGGTCATCGCCTCCTATGCCGCCAACCTGCTCGAATGGTTGAACAGCTACACCTTCCCCGAGGAATGCCGGTTCGTCGAAAGCGCGCATGCTGAAAGGATCGCCACGCATTTCTACGACGAGCTGATCCGCCACGGCACGACGACGGCAGTTGCCTATTGCTCCGTGCACAAGACCTCGGCCGATGCCTTCTTCGCCGAGGCGATGAAGCGCAATATGCGCATGGTCGGCGGCAAGGTGATGATGGACCGCAACGCCCCGCAGGGCCTGCTCGACACGCCGGAGATGGGTTACGACGAGACCCGCCAGGTGATCGCGGACTGGCACGGCAAGGGCCGCAACCACGTCGCCATCACCCCGCGCTTCGCCATCACCTCGACGCCGGCGCAGATGGAAGCGACATCAGCTCTCGTCCGCGAATTTCCCGACCTGCACATCCAGACGCATCTTTCGGAAAACCACGACGAGATCAAATTCACCTGTGAGCTCTATCCCGAGGCGATCGACTATACCGACATCTACGCCCGCTACGGCCTGCTCGGACCGAAGAGCCTCTTCGGCCACGCCATCCACCTGTCCGAGCGTGAAGCCGATGTCATGAGCGAGACGGGCGCCGTTGCCGTCCACTGCCCGACCTCGAACCTCTTCCTCGGCTCCGGCCTGTTTCCGTTGAAGGCGCTGGCACGACGTGAAAAGCCGGTCCGCATTGGCGTGGCGACCGATATCGGCGGCGGCTCCAGCTATTCGATGCTGAAGACCATGGATGAGGCCTACAAGATCCAGCAGTTGCTCGGCGAACGGCTGAACCCGCTGGAAAGCTATTACCTGATGACCCGCGGCAATGCCGAGGCGCTGTCGCTGACGGACCGGATCGGCACATTGGAACCCGGCACCGAAGCCGATCTCGTCGTCCTCGATGCGACCGCGACCCCGGCCATGGCGCTGAAGATGGAAGTGGTGAAGACGCTGCCCGAGGAACTCTTCCTCTTGCAGACGATGGGCGACGACCGGGCGATCGCCGAGACCTACGTGGCCGGTATTGCCTTGAAAGCAGGGCTTTGA